In Pseudoalteromonas carrageenovora IAM 12662, the following proteins share a genomic window:
- a CDS encoding efflux RND transporter permease subunit, translated as MITAIIRWSVSNRFFVLLLTLILMGGGLYAVKNTPVDALPDLSDVQVIIKTSYPGQAPQVVQDQVTFPLTSAMLSVPRAQTVRGFSFFGDSYVYVIFDEKTDLYWARSRVQEYLGQVAKRLPETANAELGPDATGVGWIYLYALVDKTNKHDISQLRSLQDWFLKFELQTVPGVSEVAAVGGMVKQYQVNVEPDKLRAYGIPLSLIQTAIKQGNQEMGASVVEMAEAEYMVTSTGYIKSVADLEAIPLGVNANGTALQLRDVADIRLGPQMRRGIAELNGEGEVTGGIVIMRYGENAQKTIELVKAKLESLKRGLPEGVEIIPVYDRSNLISNAVDNLTNKLIEELIVVALVCVVFLFHVRSSLVAIITLPLGILTAFIIMYWQGINANIMSLGGIAIAIGAMTDGAIVMIENMHKHMEKTPLTNENRWEVVVKATSEVGPALFFSLLIITVSFMPVFILEAQEGRMFAPLAYTKTYAMAASAGLAITLVPVLMGYFIRGKVISEQKNPVNRLLVAAYRPLLNWVLKFPKMTLVLAVVVSVIGFYPVNKIGSEFIPPLDEGDLMYMPTTYPGLSIGKAREILQQTDKLIATVPEVKSVFGKVGRAETATDPAPLTMIETFIQLKPKDEWREGMTLEKLKKELDGLVKFPGLTNAWVMPIKTRIDMLATGIKTPVGIKVAGPQLSEIQKIGQQIEVLLKDVQGTASVYSERVAGGRYIKVDINREKAARYSLNISDVQQVISTAIGGTNVTQTVEGQERYPVNLRYPQAYRDSPEELMLLPIVTPSGQRIALADVADVFIEDGPPGIKSENARVNGWALIDIDGVDIGTYVQNAQQVLNKHLVLPAGYSITWAGQYEYMQRAKDKLTYVLPLTLAIIIVLLYLNFRSFAEVTIIMATLPLAMIGGVWLMYLEGFNFSVAVGVGFIALAGVAVEIGVIMLVYLNQAYQEKSLEAEQIGKPLSLIQLQQAIIEGAGLRVRPVMMTVATIIIGLLPVLYGTGTGSEVMSRIAAPMVGGMISAIALTLVVIPAVYLLWRKQGLK; from the coding sequence ATGATAACTGCCATTATTCGCTGGTCTGTTAGCAATCGCTTTTTTGTGTTGTTGCTTACATTAATACTCATGGGGGGAGGGTTATATGCAGTAAAAAATACCCCTGTTGATGCGCTGCCTGATTTATCTGATGTGCAGGTGATTATTAAAACCTCGTATCCCGGGCAAGCCCCTCAAGTTGTGCAAGACCAAGTCACATTTCCGCTTACTTCAGCGATGCTTTCTGTGCCAAGAGCGCAAACAGTAAGAGGTTTTTCGTTTTTTGGCGACTCATATGTTTACGTTATTTTTGATGAAAAAACCGATTTGTATTGGGCGCGAAGCCGCGTGCAAGAATATTTAGGGCAAGTAGCAAAACGCCTTCCGGAAACGGCTAATGCAGAGCTTGGCCCCGATGCAACGGGTGTTGGTTGGATTTACTTATATGCACTGGTTGATAAAACAAATAAGCATGACATTAGCCAATTAAGAAGTTTGCAAGATTGGTTTTTAAAGTTTGAATTACAAACAGTGCCGGGGGTATCAGAAGTTGCAGCCGTAGGTGGCATGGTTAAGCAATATCAAGTAAATGTAGAGCCTGATAAGTTACGCGCATATGGTATTCCGCTTAGCCTGATTCAAACGGCTATAAAGCAAGGCAATCAAGAAATGGGCGCCTCTGTGGTAGAAATGGCTGAGGCTGAATACATGGTAACAAGCACCGGCTATATAAAAAGTGTAGCCGATTTAGAGGCTATTCCCCTTGGTGTAAACGCTAATGGAACTGCGCTGCAATTGCGAGATGTAGCCGACATACGGTTAGGGCCGCAAATGCGGCGCGGTATAGCCGAGCTAAATGGAGAAGGCGAAGTAACTGGCGGCATAGTTATTATGCGCTATGGCGAAAATGCACAAAAAACAATTGAATTGGTAAAAGCAAAATTAGAATCACTCAAAAGAGGATTACCAGAGGGCGTTGAAATAATCCCTGTGTACGATCGCTCCAACTTAATAAGTAACGCGGTTGATAACCTAACCAATAAATTAATTGAAGAGCTGATTGTAGTTGCTTTGGTATGTGTGGTGTTTTTGTTTCATGTGCGCTCATCTTTGGTGGCAATTATTACCTTGCCACTAGGTATTTTAACTGCGTTTATCATTATGTATTGGCAAGGTATTAACGCCAATATAATGTCGTTAGGGGGCATTGCCATTGCCATTGGTGCTATGACCGACGGCGCGATAGTCATGATTGAAAATATGCATAAGCATATGGAAAAAACGCCATTAACTAACGAAAACCGCTGGGAGGTAGTTGTTAAAGCGACTAGTGAAGTCGGCCCTGCATTGTTTTTTAGTTTACTTATTATAACCGTAAGCTTTATGCCGGTATTTATTTTAGAAGCGCAAGAAGGGCGTATGTTTGCGCCACTGGCTTACACTAAAACCTATGCTATGGCAGCGTCTGCTGGGCTTGCGATTACCTTAGTGCCGGTATTAATGGGTTACTTTATTAGAGGTAAAGTTATTTCGGAGCAAAAAAATCCAGTTAACCGATTACTTGTTGCAGCGTATCGGCCATTACTTAACTGGGTGCTTAAATTTCCAAAAATGACATTGGTACTCGCGGTGGTTGTTTCTGTTATTGGCTTTTACCCGGTAAACAAAATAGGCAGTGAATTTATTCCGCCACTCGATGAGGGCGACTTAATGTATATGCCCACAACGTATCCTGGTTTATCGATAGGTAAAGCCCGTGAAATTTTGCAGCAAACCGATAAGTTAATTGCCACGGTGCCAGAGGTTAAATCGGTATTTGGGAAAGTTGGGCGAGCAGAAACTGCAACAGATCCTGCGCCTCTTACAATGATAGAGACGTTTATTCAGCTAAAACCAAAAGACGAATGGCGCGAGGGTATGACCCTTGAAAAGCTTAAAAAAGAACTCGACGGTTTGGTTAAGTTTCCGGGGCTGACGAATGCGTGGGTAATGCCAATTAAAACACGTATTGATATGCTTGCAACGGGCATTAAAACCCCAGTAGGTATTAAAGTTGCGGGACCACAGTTGAGCGAAATTCAAAAAATTGGTCAACAAATAGAAGTGCTTTTAAAAGATGTGCAAGGCACCGCATCGGTTTACTCAGAGCGCGTAGCCGGTGGACGTTACATAAAAGTAGATATAAATCGTGAAAAAGCCGCGCGTTATAGCTTAAACATTAGCGACGTACAGCAAGTTATATCGACTGCAATAGGTGGTACAAACGTAACGCAAACCGTAGAGGGGCAAGAGCGCTACCCTGTTAATTTGCGTTATCCGCAAGCATACAGAGACTCGCCAGAAGAACTAATGTTGTTACCTATTGTAACTCCTTCTGGGCAGCGTATAGCACTTGCTGATGTAGCAGATGTATTTATTGAAGATGGTCCACCTGGTATAAAAAGCGAAAATGCACGTGTAAATGGTTGGGCGCTTATTGATATTGACGGTGTTGATATTGGCACTTACGTACAAAATGCTCAGCAAGTATTAAATAAGCACTTGGTATTGCCTGCTGGTTATTCTATTACATGGGCTGGACAGTACGAATACATGCAGCGAGCCAAAGACAAGCTTACTTACGTATTACCGCTTACTTTAGCGATTATTATTGTATTGCTTTACCTTAATTTTAGAAGCTTTGCTGAAGTGACTATTATTATGGCTACGTTGCCACTAGCGATGATTGGTGGCGTATGGTTAATGTATTTAGAGGGATTTAATTTTTCAGTAGCAGTAGGAGTGGGCTTTATTGCCTTAGCCGGTGTTGCCGTTGAAATTGGCGTAATTATGTTGGTGTATCTAAATCAGGCCTACCAAGAAAAATCCTTAGAAGCTGAGCAAATAGGTAAGCCGCTTAGTTTAATACAGTTACAACAAGCAATTATTGAAGGCGCAGGGCTGCGGGTGCGCCCAGTAATGATGACGGTAGCGACTATTATTATTGGCTTGCTACCAGTGCTTTATGGTACAGGTACTGGCAGCGAAGTAATGAGCCGAATTGCAGCGCCTATGGTTGGCGGCATGATAAGCGCAATTGCCCTTACCTTGGTTGTTATTCCTGCCGTTTACTTATTATGGCGCAAGCAAGGGCTTAAATAA
- a CDS encoding efflux RND transporter periplasmic adaptor subunit: MNTNLKLLIAGAVGAGVLAITQQFLTDSSAAGEQQHALKEPLYWVAPMDSNYKRDEPGLSPMGMDLVPVYKDDANSSPGTVTISPEVVNNLGVRTSKVQLKTLQSDINTVGYVQYNQDQLIHIHPRVEGWLETLFVKAQGAQVKAGEPLYTLYSPQLVNAQEEFLLAVNRNNTVLIRAAKARLESLNVSDGFIQRLQNNKKVMQNITFYARESGVVDELNVREGFFVKPGTSMMSIAQLDEVWVEAEVFERQVEQVSVGLPVTMTLDYLKGEKWQGKVDYIYPALDAKNRTLRVRLRFNNKDHRLKPNMFAQVSIHSSASEAHLTVPKEAVIRTQHQNRVVIAKGEGRYKSVQVDVGHINSSEAVILSGVLEGDTVVISAQFLIDSESSKSSDFKRMDMPNLDARPHSNMNMDMKATMQPQTATVNGTINAINLQNRVINISREAIPKWSREPATMDFILSAEVDISQLKHAQYINFTFSIINDEFVVTDIKVAKPNSHSTMQHSSH; encoded by the coding sequence ATGAATACTAATTTAAAACTACTTATAGCGGGCGCTGTGGGGGCGGGTGTTTTGGCGATAACACAGCAGTTTTTAACAGATAGCTCAGCAGCTGGTGAGCAGCAACATGCCTTAAAAGAACCACTTTATTGGGTTGCGCCAATGGATAGTAATTATAAACGCGATGAGCCGGGCCTTTCGCCTATGGGGATGGATTTAGTCCCTGTTTATAAAGATGATGCTAATAGTAGTCCAGGTACGGTAACTATTTCACCAGAGGTCGTTAATAACTTGGGCGTAAGAACCAGTAAGGTGCAGCTAAAAACCCTACAAAGCGATATTAATACGGTGGGATATGTACAGTACAACCAAGATCAGTTAATTCATATTCATCCACGAGTAGAAGGGTGGTTAGAAACTTTATTTGTAAAAGCACAAGGCGCACAAGTTAAAGCGGGTGAGCCTTTGTATACCTTATATTCCCCTCAATTAGTGAACGCTCAAGAAGAGTTTTTACTAGCAGTAAACCGTAATAATACGGTGCTAATAAGGGCAGCAAAAGCACGTTTAGAATCGTTAAATGTGTCTGATGGGTTTATACAGCGTCTTCAAAATAATAAAAAAGTAATGCAAAACATTACATTTTACGCCCGTGAAAGTGGCGTGGTTGATGAGCTAAATGTACGAGAAGGTTTTTTTGTAAAACCAGGCACATCAATGATGAGTATTGCTCAGTTAGATGAAGTTTGGGTAGAGGCGGAGGTATTTGAGCGACAAGTCGAGCAAGTGAGTGTTGGCTTACCTGTTACTATGACCCTTGATTATTTAAAGGGAGAAAAGTGGCAAGGCAAAGTAGATTATATTTACCCCGCGCTTGATGCTAAAAATCGGACTTTGCGTGTAAGACTCAGATTTAATAATAAAGATCACCGTTTAAAACCTAATATGTTTGCACAAGTAAGCATTCATTCAAGCGCGAGTGAAGCTCACCTCACTGTTCCTAAAGAAGCGGTTATTCGGACTCAGCATCAAAACCGAGTTGTTATCGCAAAAGGTGAGGGGAGATATAAATCGGTGCAAGTAGATGTTGGGCATATTAATAGTAGCGAAGCCGTTATTTTATCGGGCGTTTTAGAGGGCGATACGGTTGTTATCTCGGCGCAGTTTTTAATTGATTCTGAGTCGAGTAAAAGCTCTGACTTTAAGCGAATGGACATGCCTAATTTAGACGCTAGACCACACTCGAATATGAACATGGATATGAAGGCAACTATGCAGCCACAAACAGCTACAGTTAACGGTACTATTAATGCAATAAACTTACAAAATCGTGTCATTAATATTAGCCGTGAGGCCATACCAAAATGGAGTCGAGAGCCTGCCACAATGGATTTTATATTATCGGCAGAGGTAGATATTAGCCAGCTAAAACATGCTCAGTATATTAATTTTACGTTTAGCATTATTAACGATGAATTTGTGGTTACAGATATAAAAGTCGCAAAGCCAAATAGCCACTCTACTATGCAACATAGTTCTCACTAG
- the ppk1 gene encoding polyphosphate kinase 1 produces MNAHTEQTQAVEYFAKELSWLSFNERVLQEAKDKNNPIIERMRFLGIFSNNLDEFFRVRVADVKRRILLNKLPDANFEEDEVLLSQIQKKVLQLGKKFNQIHQQILNDLTIHNIHVDRPEKLTEFHLNWLKYYFHDNVLQHISPILLDENKDYSDYINDTMTYLFVEMSDEKSHFAMLEVPTDRVPRFIILPPEKTRRRKTIVMLDDVISYFLNDVFSNFFNFETIQGHAIKLTRDAEYNLDDELEEGLLDKMSKGLKQRIYAEPVRLVYDEAMPEGMLKVMKKRLNVTHHDALIPAGRYRNFRDFIAFPNVGRQYLENKPLPALQSTAFNKHTSVFDAITEQDILLYYPYHTFNHLLEFVRQAAFDPVVTQIKVNIYRVASKSRLISSLINAAKNGKKVTVMVELKARFDEQNNIEWAKVLSSAGIKVIFGIPALKVHSKLCIIHRKEKNKIVKYAHIGTGNFHEKTAKIYTDFSLFTKHSGICEECDSVFKFIESSYKPFNFEYLMLSPINARDMLLDLIDKEIQHVENGNPGKITVKINNLVDKQLVDKLYYAGRRGVKIRIIVRGMCSLIPGLAKFSDNIRVISIVDRFLEHPRVMVFGNNGDDKVYISSADWMTRNLDHRVEVGVPILDAKLKQLIIDILELQFKDRTKARLIDSEQKNTYVRRGNRKKIRSQIAIYDHLKKWEHNYNNE; encoded by the coding sequence ATGAACGCCCATACCGAACAAACTCAAGCCGTCGAGTACTTTGCTAAAGAGCTAAGTTGGCTGTCGTTTAACGAACGCGTATTGCAAGAAGCAAAAGATAAGAATAACCCCATTATTGAACGCATGCGTTTTTTAGGCATTTTTTCTAATAACCTCGATGAGTTTTTCAGAGTTAGGGTTGCCGATGTTAAGCGTCGTATTTTATTGAATAAGCTTCCCGATGCTAATTTTGAAGAAGACGAAGTACTTCTAAGCCAAATACAAAAAAAGGTATTACAGCTTGGCAAAAAGTTTAATCAAATTCATCAACAAATTTTAAACGACCTAACCATCCATAACATCCATGTAGATCGCCCCGAAAAGTTGACTGAGTTTCACCTAAATTGGTTAAAATACTATTTTCACGACAACGTATTACAGCATATATCCCCTATTCTACTCGACGAAAATAAAGACTACTCAGATTACATAAATGACACTATGACCTATCTGTTCGTAGAAATGAGTGACGAGAAAAGTCACTTTGCTATGCTTGAAGTACCTACAGATCGGGTTCCTCGCTTTATAATATTACCGCCTGAAAAAACACGTCGTCGTAAAACAATAGTGATGCTAGATGACGTGATTTCATATTTTTTAAATGACGTATTTAGTAATTTTTTTAACTTTGAAACTATTCAAGGGCACGCAATAAAACTAACTCGTGATGCCGAATATAATCTTGATGATGAGCTAGAAGAAGGCTTGCTTGATAAAATGTCTAAGGGACTAAAGCAGCGTATTTATGCAGAGCCAGTTCGTCTTGTATACGATGAAGCGATGCCTGAAGGCATGTTAAAAGTTATGAAAAAGCGTTTAAATGTTACGCATCACGATGCACTTATTCCCGCAGGGCGCTATCGTAACTTTAGAGACTTTATAGCCTTTCCAAATGTGGGCCGCCAATACCTTGAAAACAAGCCTCTACCAGCACTACAAAGCACTGCTTTTAACAAGCACACGAGCGTATTTGACGCCATAACTGAGCAAGATATATTACTTTATTACCCCTATCATACTTTTAATCATTTACTAGAGTTTGTACGCCAGGCTGCATTTGACCCAGTAGTGACGCAAATTAAAGTAAATATTTACCGCGTTGCCAGTAAATCACGGCTTATCTCTTCATTAATCAATGCGGCAAAAAATGGCAAAAAAGTAACTGTAATGGTTGAGCTTAAAGCCCGTTTTGATGAGCAAAATAATATTGAGTGGGCAAAAGTGCTAAGCAGTGCTGGCATAAAAGTGATTTTTGGTATTCCTGCGCTAAAAGTACACAGTAAGCTGTGTATTATTCATCGCAAAGAGAAAAATAAAATAGTGAAATACGCGCACATAGGCACCGGGAATTTTCATGAGAAAACAGCAAAAATTTACACTGACTTTAGCCTTTTCACTAAGCACTCCGGTATTTGTGAGGAATGCGATAGTGTATTTAAATTTATAGAAAGCAGCTATAAGCCATTTAATTTTGAATATCTCATGCTTTCTCCTATTAATGCGCGCGATATGCTGTTGGATTTAATAGATAAAGAAATTCAGCATGTAGAAAACGGCAATCCCGGTAAAATCACTGTAAAAATAAATAATTTAGTTGATAAGCAGCTTGTTGATAAGCTTTATTACGCAGGGCGCAGAGGCGTTAAAATACGTATTATCGTTCGTGGTATGTGCTCATTAATACCTGGCCTTGCTAAGTTTAGCGACAATATAAGAGTAATAAGTATTGTTGATCGTTTTTTAGAGCACCCTAGAGTCATGGTATTTGGTAATAACGGTGACGACAAAGTATATATTTCGTCTGCCGATTGGATGACTCGTAATCTAGATCACCGTGTTGAGGTGGGCGTACCAATCTTAGATGCTAAATTAAAACAGCTCATTATTGATATTTTAGAGCTACAATTTAAAGACCGTACTAAAGCGCGGCTAATCGATAGCGAGCAAAAAAATACGTATGTAAGACGCGGAAACAGAAAAAAAATACGCTCGCAGATTGCAATTTATGACCATCTAAAAAAATGGGAACACAATTATAATAATGAATGA
- a CDS encoding Ppx/GppA phosphatase family protein → MNDHPSIAAVDLGSNSFHLVVAREVDGTLQILHKEKQRVYLADGLDDKFRLSQQAIDRALIVLKQFAKTLQDFPACNVKVAATYTFRRAKNIHAFLTQANKVFPFHIDVIAGQEEARLIYQGVAHYVHNEDNRLVIDIGGGSTELIVGRHFKHKLLTSRNMGCVSYTNQFFSDGIINGKRFNKAEIKAEQEIEAIFANYISEGWKSVIGTSGTIKSILAMVSAQNLHQPCITYDDLLTLKQQFIKAKKIDNLEIEGLTPERQQSMCGGLAILIAIFREFAITELTYSDFSLREGLLHEMQQKLADKDIRSNTINNVSDRYTVDKAHATRVSDTAIWLYERLKSPWQLNNKDDVALLIWAAKLHEIGLSINSSGINKHSAYIVANSQLPGFTQQEQLILSSLIRFYRKKIKLDELSEFITISQQQVLKLITILRLAILFNQKRQVSQKPNMEISANSTGLFIKFCDNYLQEHTLLQADLELEQRYLKKVGIALNCS, encoded by the coding sequence ATGAATGATCACCCCTCAATAGCAGCCGTCGATTTAGGCTCAAATAGCTTTCATTTAGTGGTTGCTCGCGAAGTTGATGGCACACTACAAATTCTGCATAAAGAAAAGCAGCGTGTATATTTAGCAGACGGACTAGATGATAAATTTAGGCTCAGCCAGCAAGCAATTGATCGTGCCTTAATTGTGCTTAAGCAGTTTGCAAAAACGCTACAGGACTTCCCTGCCTGCAACGTAAAAGTAGCAGCAACTTATACTTTTCGCAGAGCTAAAAATATTCATGCCTTTTTAACGCAGGCCAATAAAGTATTCCCTTTTCATATTGATGTAATTGCAGGGCAAGAAGAAGCACGGCTCATTTATCAAGGGGTTGCTCATTATGTACATAACGAAGATAACCGTCTTGTTATTGATATAGGGGGCGGTAGTACAGAGCTTATAGTTGGTAGGCATTTTAAACATAAACTACTTACAAGCCGTAATATGGGATGCGTTAGTTACACCAATCAATTTTTTAGTGACGGCATAATAAATGGTAAGCGCTTTAATAAAGCTGAAATAAAAGCAGAACAAGAAATAGAAGCTATTTTTGCCAATTATATATCAGAGGGCTGGAAAAGCGTTATTGGTACCTCAGGAACTATTAAATCGATATTGGCTATGGTGAGTGCTCAAAACCTTCATCAGCCTTGTATAACTTACGACGATTTATTAACCCTGAAACAACAATTTATAAAAGCAAAAAAAATTGATAATTTAGAAATTGAAGGACTAACACCAGAACGTCAGCAAAGTATGTGTGGCGGACTTGCTATTTTAATTGCAATTTTTAGGGAGTTTGCAATCACCGAGCTAACTTACAGTGATTTTTCACTGCGTGAGGGGCTGCTTCATGAAATGCAGCAAAAGTTAGCTGACAAAGACATACGCAGTAACACAATAAATAACGTTAGCGACAGATACACCGTAGATAAAGCTCACGCGACACGGGTTTCAGATACCGCTATTTGGCTTTATGAGCGCTTAAAATCCCCTTGGCAGCTTAACAATAAAGACGATGTTGCTTTACTAATTTGGGCAGCAAAACTACACGAAATTGGTCTCTCTATTAACTCATCAGGTATTAATAAGCACAGTGCTTATATTGTTGCTAATAGCCAGTTACCGGGCTTTACACAGCAAGAGCAGCTAATACTCAGCTCACTTATTCGTTTTTATCGTAAAAAAATTAAACTCGATGAGCTTTCTGAATTTATAACTATTTCTCAGCAGCAAGTTCTTAAGCTTATTACTATTTTACGTTTAGCGATTTTATTTAATCAAAAACGACAAGTTAGCCAAAAACCAAATATGGAAATTAGCGCAAATAGTACCGGGCTATTTATAAAGTTTTGCGATAACTACCTTCAGGAGCATACCCTACTGCAAGCCGATTTAGAGCTAGAACAGCGCTATTTGAAAAAGGTCGGAATAGCGCTTAACTGCTCATAA
- a CDS encoding glycine cleavage system protein R, with product MKQLVITILGQDRPGLVESISSVVLENHGNWLSSNLSHLLGHFAGIIQLEVAEEHFQSLQNALNTLPKLDVRIETGNTEVEPSALEQLNLVITGNDRPGIVQELASVIRHKGANIKHLNSRQQSAPNWGVPIFSAVATVTLPSGMDKDEVIYALEAITSDLIVDVEEP from the coding sequence ATGAAGCAGTTGGTTATAACGATTTTGGGGCAAGACCGCCCGGGTTTAGTAGAGAGCATCTCATCAGTCGTATTAGAAAATCATGGTAACTGGCTTAGTAGTAATTTAAGTCATTTACTCGGGCATTTTGCTGGCATTATACAACTAGAAGTTGCTGAGGAGCACTTCCAGTCATTGCAAAATGCACTCAATACACTACCAAAATTAGATGTAAGAATAGAAACAGGTAATACCGAGGTAGAACCAAGCGCACTTGAGCAACTTAACTTAGTTATTACAGGTAACGACCGACCTGGTATTGTGCAGGAGCTCGCAAGTGTAATTCGCCATAAAGGCGCTAACATTAAACATTTAAATTCAAGGCAACAAAGCGCCCCTAATTGGGGAGTACCAATATTTAGTGCCGTTGCAACCGTAACTTTACCAAGTGGAATGGATAAAGACGAAGTAATTTACGCACTCGAAGCCATTACTAGTGACCTAATTGTTGACGTAGAGGAACCATAA
- a CDS encoding ABC transporter permease subunit — MTSNPNKPTFNTDRSRLFKDRFAKFGITAGGVMVLIALLLIFFYLLYVVQPIFESAKVEKRDSFNVTNSQQIAGLGVEEQTEVAYLLSKQGQVDFYSVDSGSFGKKLKALDAQLPSDATSFATSAPFQGHYAYGLENGSVMVVAPKFLVTFPNNERKLTPRLDFPLGEMALEVDEQGAAIKRFAFSHYEDKTAVVALTEDKRILFSSFVAEENMFTGEVEWVVERTELNIEGRVDELLISPDTTRTFVRSANQIYVYDTRYPDDVEQIQLLSANEENANIVSAQLLAGANSLMLANDNGEVSQWFEVNTDAGREYQKIRSFETTKQSKLNVFTEFYRRTFFTTSSNGELGVYYTTSEAKLWQGKVSEGAIENFAIAPRSNAALILADNKLTVLEIHNEHPEVTWSALWQEVWYEGYPEPGYIWQSTSASDDFESKFSLVPISFGTLKAALYAMLFAVPIALSAAIYTAYFMSSELRKVVKPTVEIMEALPTVILGFLAGLWLAPLIEEHLPAIVGLLVLLPLGILATALGWTKLPSSIRHKIPEGSHSILLIPVVLLIGWFSFAMSETVELWMFDGNVRQYLTNELGMTFDQRNSLVVGIAMGFAVIPTIFSIAEDAVFSVPKHLSNGSLALGATQWQTLVRVVLLTASPGIFSAVMMGLGRAVGETMIVLMATGNTPIMDWSIFQGMRTLAANIAVEMPESEVGSSHYRILFLAAFVLFIFTFIFNTVAEFVRQQLREKYSSM; from the coding sequence ATGACTTCAAATCCGAATAAACCGACTTTTAATACGGATCGAAGCCGTCTATTTAAAGATCGGTTTGCCAAGTTTGGCATAACCGCAGGTGGGGTAATGGTATTAATAGCGCTGCTATTGATATTTTTCTACCTTCTTTATGTAGTTCAGCCAATTTTTGAATCAGCAAAAGTAGAAAAGCGCGACAGCTTCAATGTAACTAACTCGCAGCAAATTGCAGGTTTAGGTGTTGAAGAACAAACTGAAGTTGCCTACTTACTAAGTAAGCAAGGGCAAGTTGATTTTTACAGTGTTGACTCAGGCAGTTTTGGTAAAAAGCTCAAAGCACTTGATGCGCAATTACCAAGCGATGCTACTAGTTTTGCAACCAGCGCTCCTTTTCAGGGGCATTATGCGTATGGTTTAGAAAACGGCAGCGTAATGGTTGTTGCACCTAAATTTTTGGTTACCTTTCCAAATAACGAGCGCAAACTAACACCTCGTTTAGATTTTCCGCTTGGAGAAATGGCACTTGAAGTTGATGAGCAAGGTGCAGCTATTAAGCGTTTTGCATTTAGCCATTACGAAGACAAAACAGCCGTTGTAGCACTTACCGAAGACAAGCGCATATTGTTTAGCAGCTTTGTTGCTGAAGAAAACATGTTTACCGGTGAAGTTGAATGGGTTGTAGAGCGTACCGAGCTAAATATTGAAGGCCGTGTTGATGAGCTATTAATTTCGCCGGATACAACACGGACTTTTGTTCGTTCAGCTAATCAAATTTATGTTTATGATACGCGCTACCCAGATGACGTAGAGCAGATACAGTTACTTTCAGCGAATGAAGAAAACGCAAATATAGTATCAGCACAGCTTCTTGCGGGTGCAAACTCGTTAATGCTTGCAAATGATAACGGTGAAGTGTCGCAGTGGTTTGAAGTAAATACAGATGCGGGACGTGAATATCAAAAAATACGTTCGTTTGAAACAACTAAGCAAAGCAAACTCAATGTATTTACTGAGTTTTATCGTCGTACTTTCTTTACTACGAGCAGTAATGGTGAGCTAGGTGTTTATTATACAACCAGCGAAGCAAAACTTTGGCAAGGGAAGGTAAGTGAAGGCGCTATAGAAAATTTTGCAATTGCACCGCGTTCAAACGCAGCGCTCATACTTGCTGATAACAAATTAACGGTACTTGAAATTCATAATGAGCACCCAGAAGTGACTTGGTCTGCTTTATGGCAAGAAGTATGGTACGAAGGTTATCCTGAGCCGGGTTATATTTGGCAGTCAACTTCTGCAAGTGATGACTTTGAATCTAAATTTTCATTAGTACCAATTTCGTTTGGTACGTTAAAAGCAGCGCTTTACGCGATGTTGTTTGCAGTACCTATTGCGCTTTCTGCCGCTATTTATACGGCTTACTTTATGTCGAGCGAGTTACGTAAAGTAGTTAAGCCTACAGTTGAAATAATGGAAGCTCTTCCTACGGTTATTTTAGGCTTTTTAGCGGGTCTTTGGTTAGCTCCATTAATTGAAGAGCACTTGCCGGCTATTGTCGGGCTGCTGGTATTGTTGCCGCTTGGTATTTTAGCTACCGCATTGGGTTGGACTAAGCTACCGTCGAGTATTCGCCATAAAATCCCTGAAGGTTCACATTCAATACTATTGATTCCAGTTGTTCTATTAATTGGTTGGTTCTCGTTCGCGATGAGCGAAACAGTAGAGCTTTGGATGTTTGATGGCAATGTACGTCAATACTTAACAAATGAGCTTGGTATGACGTTTGACCAACGTAATTCATTAGTTGTTGGTATTGCGATGGGATTTGCCGTTATTCCTACTATATTTTCGATTGCTGAAGATGCCGTATTTAGTGTACCTAAACACTTATCGAATGGCTCGCTTGCTCTAGGTGCAACGCAGTGGCAAACGCTTGTACGTGTGGTACTTCTTACAGCAAGCCCTGGTATTTTCTCTGCTGTAATGATGGGACTTGGCCGTGCAGTAGGTGAAACCATGATTGTATTAATGGCTACAGGTAACACACCTATTATGGATTGGAGTATTTTCCAAGGTATGCGTACGCTTGCAGCAAACATTGCAGTAGAAATGCCAGAGTCAGAAGTTGGCAGCTCGCACTATAGAATATTGTTCTTAGCGGCCTTTGTATTATTCATATTCACCTTTATTTTCAACACAGTGGCTGAGTTTGTTCGTCAGCAACTGCGTGAAAAATACAGCTCAATGTAA